A single window of Anaerocolumna chitinilytica DNA harbors:
- the purF gene encoding amidophosphoribosyltransferase: MDNNTQIDTWISDEIHEECGVFGIYDFDGNDIASSIYYGLFALQHRGQESCGIAVSDTSGPKGSVKSYKGMGLVNEVFTPESIENLTGNIGVGHVRYSTAGASNRENTQPLVLNYVKGTLALAHNGNLVNAPELKAKLAYTGAIFQTTIDSEVIAYLIARERLQTRSVEEAVKNAMLKLKGAYSLVIMSPRKLIGARDPFGFRPLCIGKRGNSYVLASESAALDTVGADFVRDVEPGEVVMINKDGIHSDMSMVQPRKAKCIFEYIYFARPDSCLDSVSVYNSRIMAGRILAQTYPVEADIVVGVPDSGNAAAYGYSLESGIQLATAFVKNSYVGRTFIKPKQSMRESSVKIKLNVLKDVVKGKRVIMIDDSIVRGTTSERIVRMLKSAGAKEVHVRISSPPFLYPCYFGTDVPSDDQLIAHNNTVEKIRDMIGADSLGYLGVDRLSELIEGDKGYCDACFTGNYPIEPPKEDIRGDYER; encoded by the coding sequence ATGGATAATAACACACAAATTGATACCTGGATATCGGACGAAATTCACGAGGAATGTGGAGTTTTCGGAATCTATGATTTTGATGGTAATGATATTGCTTCTTCCATATATTACGGCTTGTTTGCCCTGCAGCACAGAGGGCAGGAGAGCTGTGGTATTGCTGTCAGCGATACCAGCGGACCAAAGGGAAGTGTAAAGTCCTATAAAGGAATGGGACTGGTAAATGAAGTTTTTACCCCGGAGAGTATAGAAAATCTAACGGGTAATATCGGTGTGGGACATGTACGCTATTCTACCGCCGGAGCCAGTAACAGAGAGAATACCCAGCCTTTGGTATTAAATTATGTCAAGGGCACCCTGGCGCTGGCACATAATGGGAATCTGGTCAATGCACCGGAATTAAAAGCAAAGCTGGCATATACCGGAGCTATTTTTCAGACTACCATTGACTCGGAAGTAATTGCCTATCTGATAGCGAGAGAGAGACTTCAGACCAGGAGTGTAGAGGAAGCGGTTAAGAATGCAATGTTAAAATTAAAGGGAGCCTACTCCCTTGTTATTATGAGCCCCAGAAAGCTTATCGGAGCCAGGGACCCCTTTGGATTCAGACCTCTTTGTATCGGCAAGAGAGGGAATTCCTACGTATTGGCTTCCGAAAGTGCGGCACTTGATACGGTTGGTGCAGATTTTGTAAGGGATGTTGAGCCCGGAGAAGTCGTTATGATAAATAAAGATGGTATTCATTCCGATATGTCCATGGTACAGCCAAGAAAGGCAAAGTGTATATTTGAATATATCTACTTTGCAAGACCGGACAGTTGCCTGGACTCCGTCAGCGTATACAATTCCAGAATTATGGCAGGAAGAATATTAGCTCAGACCTACCCTGTGGAAGCAGACATTGTAGTCGGTGTACCGGATTCCGGTAATGCAGCAGCTTACGGATATTCTCTTGAATCAGGGATACAGCTTGCCACTGCCTTTGTAAAGAACAGCTATGTGGGCAGAACCTTTATCAAGCCCAAGCAGTCTATGAGAGAGTCCAGTGTAAAGATAAAGCTCAATGTATTAAAGGACGTAGTTAAGGGAAAGCGCGTTATTATGATAGATGACTCTATTGTCCGGGGAACTACCAGTGAACGCATTGTACGAATGTTAAAGAGTGCAGGGGCAAAAGAAGTTCATGTTAGAATAAGCTCACCTCCTTTTCTCTATCCCTGTTATTTTGGAACCGATGTACCCTCTGATGATCAGTTAATCGCTCACAATAATACGGTAGAAAAAATCAGAGATATGATAGGAGCAGATTCCTTGGGATATCTGGGAGTTGACAGGTTAAGTGAGTTAATAGAAGGAGACAAAGGCTATTGCGATGCCTGCTTTACCGGGAATTACCCGATCGAACCGCCAAAAGAGGATATTCGGGGCGATTATGAAAGATAA
- the purB gene encoding adenylosuccinate lyase, translating to MSNDKYVSPMSERYASKRMQYIFSPDMKFRTWRKLWVALAEAEMELGLPVTKEQIDELKKYQDDINYDVAREREALVRHDVMSHVYAYGVQCEKAKGIIHLGATSCYVGDNTDIIVMTEALKEIRTKLLNVMDKLKDFAYEYRDLPTLAFTHFQPAQPTTVGKRAALWLMELKLDFDDVEYIIDSMRLLGSKGTTGTQASFLELFEGDHEKVKELDKRIARKMGYVDCYPVSGQTYSRKVDTRVLNILAGIAASAHKFSNDIRLLQHLKEIEEPFEKNQIGSSAMAYKRNPMRSERIASLANYVICDALNPAITSSTQWFERTLDDSANKRISVPEAFLAVDGILDLYLNVVDGLVVYPKVIEKHLLAELPFMATENIMMDAVKAGGDRQELHEKIRTLSMEAGRNVKEKGLENNLLELIAADPSFNLTLEELKNTMEPKKYIGRSKEQVEEFIEEVIKPILDENKEYLGITADIKV from the coding sequence ATGAGTAATGATAAATATGTAAGCCCTATGTCAGAAAGATATGCCAGTAAAAGGATGCAGTATATTTTTTCTCCGGATATGAAGTTTCGAACCTGGAGAAAGTTATGGGTAGCACTTGCAGAAGCAGAGATGGAGCTGGGACTTCCCGTTACGAAAGAGCAGATAGATGAACTTAAAAAATATCAGGATGATATCAACTATGATGTAGCAAGAGAAAGAGAAGCACTGGTACGTCATGATGTTATGTCCCATGTCTATGCTTATGGTGTTCAGTGTGAGAAGGCGAAGGGAATTATTCATCTAGGAGCCACCTCCTGCTATGTCGGAGATAATACCGATATAATTGTAATGACAGAGGCTTTGAAAGAAATCCGCACGAAGCTCTTAAATGTAATGGATAAGTTAAAGGATTTTGCCTATGAATACAGAGATTTACCAACTCTTGCCTTTACTCATTTTCAGCCGGCTCAGCCTACTACCGTAGGAAAGAGAGCTGCCCTTTGGCTGATGGAATTAAAACTGGATTTTGATGATGTGGAATATATAATCGATTCCATGAGATTACTTGGTTCCAAAGGCACAACCGGAACCCAGGCAAGCTTCTTGGAACTCTTTGAAGGTGATCATGAAAAAGTAAAAGAACTGGATAAAAGAATTGCAAGAAAGATGGGATATGTGGATTGTTATCCGGTGTCCGGACAGACTTATTCCAGAAAAGTGGACACGAGAGTGTTGAATATACTGGCAGGTATTGCCGCCAGTGCTCACAAGTTCTCCAATGATATCAGACTTTTACAGCATTTAAAGGAAATTGAGGAGCCTTTTGAAAAGAACCAGATAGGATCTTCTGCAATGGCATATAAGAGAAATCCCATGAGAAGTGAGCGTATCGCTTCCCTTGCTAATTATGTTATCTGTGATGCCTTAAATCCTGCTATCACCTCTTCTACCCAGTGGTTTGAGAGAACGCTGGATGATTCTGCCAATAAACGTATCAGTGTACCGGAAGCCTTTCTGGCAGTGGATGGTATCCTGGATCTGTATTTGAATGTAGTAGACGGACTGGTGGTATATCCCAAGGTTATCGAAAAGCACTTGCTGGCAGAGCTTCCCTTTATGGCCACAGAAAATATCATGATGGATGCCGTAAAAGCGGGCGGTGACAGACAGGAGCTGCATGAGAAGATTCGTACTCTGTCCATGGAAGCCGGAAGAAATGTAAAGGAAAAAGGGCTGGAGAATAATCTTCTGGAATTAATCGCAGCAGACCCTTCCTTTAATCTGACCTTGGAGGAGTTGAAGAACACCATGGAACCCAAGAAATATATCGGGCGTTCCAAAGAACAGGTAGAGGAATTTATAGAGGAAGTAATAAAACCGATACTGGATGAAAATAAAGAATATCTTGGAATTACAGCAGATATTAAAGTTTGA
- a CDS encoding cellulase family glycosylhydrolase: MKRIMKNVFARRFTAIFMAAVLVAGMLTAGLIPAQKAQAAAISSSSFLKANGKQLRNNYGNGDVVTLRGTNAGGYLLQEFWMCPTSYSTGTYTVNCEMDIYKTLTSRFGEAKMRDLIKVYQDNYWTTQDFDNCQALGINCIRLPMWFMNFVDFNGNYISNAFDRIDWFLQEAGKRGIYVILDMHGAPGSQNGSDHSGIDGGNSKVTASQFFFGNNANSNQQKYYDLWYKIAQRYKDNPVVAGYDLLNEPYCTYRYNSGYSDDYLHSLLWGIYNNAYNVIRSVDTNHVVIMEATWNPSDLPNPSDYNWSNVMYEYHNYLYDDYDNAAGKQITNMQDKLSLISSKNYNVPSYMGEFSYFNSVSAWQQGLQLLNDAGINWTTWTYKVTGSNNNWGLYNQNVSATNVATDSEASIRSKWAQVGSSTINSNLVNGIKSYFTANPSPSTIPTGDCYIVANANSKVVCADNTGNDPLIANRNANGGAWETFNIVANGDGTYSFLSRANNKYVCAVIDESSQLLARSATISTWEKFYITKTANGAYNIKAYANNLYVMADLNNNGVLKAVTATPSTWESFNILK, encoded by the coding sequence ATGAAAAGGATAATGAAAAACGTGTTTGCAAGACGATTTACAGCCATCTTTATGGCGGCCGTTTTGGTAGCAGGTATGTTAACAGCCGGACTGATTCCTGCGCAGAAGGCTCAGGCAGCTGCTATTAGTTCATCCAGTTTCTTAAAGGCAAACGGAAAGCAGCTTCGTAACAACTATGGTAACGGCGATGTTGTAACCTTAAGAGGAACCAATGCCGGCGGTTATTTACTGCAGGAGTTCTGGATGTGCCCAACCAGCTATAGTACCGGTACCTATACGGTGAATTGTGAAATGGACATATATAAGACCTTAACCTCCAGATTCGGCGAAGCTAAAATGAGGGATTTAATCAAGGTCTACCAGGATAACTATTGGACAACACAAGATTTTGACAACTGCCAGGCTTTAGGAATTAATTGCATTCGCTTGCCTATGTGGTTTATGAATTTTGTTGATTTTAACGGCAATTATATAAGCAATGCTTTTGACCGTATTGATTGGTTCCTGCAGGAAGCCGGTAAGAGAGGCATCTATGTAATCTTAGATATGCATGGCGCTCCGGGTTCACAAAACGGAAGTGACCATAGTGGTATTGATGGTGGAAACAGTAAAGTTACAGCCTCCCAGTTCTTCTTTGGAAACAATGCTAACAGTAATCAGCAGAAATATTATGATTTATGGTATAAGATAGCACAGCGTTATAAGGACAATCCTGTAGTTGCAGGCTATGATTTATTAAATGAGCCTTATTGCACCTATCGTTATAACTCCGGTTATAGTGATGATTATCTGCATTCCTTATTGTGGGGGATTTATAACAATGCTTATAATGTAATCCGTTCTGTAGACACCAATCATGTTGTTATCATGGAAGCTACCTGGAATCCTTCTGATTTACCGAATCCTTCTGATTATAACTGGTCCAATGTTATGTATGAATACCATAATTATCTTTATGATGACTATGATAATGCAGCCGGCAAGCAGATTACTAATATGCAGGATAAGCTAAGTCTAATCAGCAGCAAGAATTACAATGTTCCCAGTTACATGGGAGAATTCTCATATTTTAACAGCGTATCAGCTTGGCAGCAAGGGCTTCAACTATTAAATGATGCAGGTATCAACTGGACTACCTGGACTTATAAAGTTACTGGAAGCAACAATAACTGGGGGCTTTATAACCAGAATGTTTCCGCTACGAATGTGGCAACAGATTCTGAGGCTAGCATTCGTTCAAAGTGGGCACAGGTTGGCAGTTCAACCATCAATAGTAATCTTGTAAATGGTATTAAGAGTTACTTTACCGCAAACCCATCACCCTCTACAATCCCTACAGGAGATTGTTACATTGTTGCAAATGCAAATAGTAAAGTGGTATGCGCTGACAATACAGGAAATGACCCTCTGATAGCTAACCGCAATGCAAACGGCGGAGCCTGGGAGACTTTCAATATTGTCGCTAACGGTGACGGAACTTACTCCTTCCTCTCAAGAGCGAATAATAAGTATGTGTGCGCAGTAATTGATGAAAGCAGTCAGCTCCTCGCCAGAAGTGCCACCATAAGCACCTGGGAGAAATTTTATATAACAAAAACAGCAAACGGCGCATATAATATCAAGGCCTATGCCAATAATCTCTATGTTATGGCTGACTTAAATAACAATGGTGTACTAAAAGCAGTAACAGCAACACCAAGCACCTGGGAATCTTTTAACATTTTAAAATAA
- a CDS encoding GNAT family N-acetyltransferase: protein MEFKHGTNRIYLEDGMGKTIAEVTFPDINENSVEINHTFVDDSLRGQGIAGKLMEELAKRLRSEGKTAVLTCSYAISWFEKNSENADLISR, encoded by the coding sequence ATGGAATTTAAACATGGAACAAACCGTATTTATCTGGAAGACGGTATGGGAAAGACAATAGCTGAGGTTACATTTCCTGACATTAACGAGAATTCAGTGGAGATTAATCATACCTTCGTGGATGACTCCCTAAGAGGACAAGGCATTGCAGGAAAGCTGATGGAAGAACTGGCAAAGAGGCTTCGTTCAGAGGGTAAGACTGCAGTACTTACCTGTTCCTATGCAATAAGCTGGTTTGAAAAGAATAGTGAAAATGCAGATTTAATAAGCAGGTAG
- a CDS encoding arsenate reductase family protein, translating to MNIQIFGKSKCFDTKKAERYFKERRIKYQMIDLRKHGMSLGEYKSVKAAIGGMNKLIDEHSKEYEDNYVKYLSEEIDREEKLLENQGMFQTPIVRNGRQATVGYQPDVWKEWV from the coding sequence ATGAACATACAAATCTTTGGGAAATCCAAATGTTTTGACACTAAAAAAGCAGAGAGATATTTCAAGGAAAGAAGGATCAAATACCAGATGATTGATTTAAGAAAACATGGCATGAGTCTGGGTGAATACAAAAGCGTGAAGGCAGCCATAGGCGGCATGAATAAGCTGATAGATGAACATTCCAAAGAATACGAAGACAATTATGTAAAATATTTGTCAGAGGAAATAGACAGGGAAGAAAAGCTTTTAGAAAATCAGGGGATGTTTCAGACTCCCATTGTTAGAAATGGCAGACAAGCAACCGTAGGCTATCAGCCGGATGTCTGGAAAGAGTGGGTTTAA
- a CDS encoding LysR family transcriptional regulator: MDISLEYYKIFYYVVKTGSFTAAAEKLNISQPAVSQAVKLLERELGSNIFLRTQKGVRLTPEGDLLYSYISSGYETILKGEESLRKVLDMENGEIRIGASDMTLQYYLLPFLEEFHKKYPGIKVSVTNGPTPETLSYLYEGKIDFGIVSEPFTAKTEVTSWRVKEIKDIFVAGSSFLPLVHKELEYKELEELPIICLEGLTSTRSYVDGILKNNGVVLKPEFELATSDMIVQFSLRNLGVGSVVRDFAKEYLDRGELFELKLKRELPPRHFCIVTSSKNPVATAAKNLLSMMKG; this comes from the coding sequence ATGGATATCAGCCTGGAATACTATAAGATATTTTATTATGTTGTGAAGACAGGAAGCTTTACTGCTGCGGCAGAGAAGCTTAATATATCACAGCCGGCGGTAAGTCAAGCTGTTAAATTACTGGAGAGGGAACTTGGAAGTAATATATTTTTACGTACCCAAAAAGGTGTGAGACTTACACCGGAAGGAGATTTGCTTTATTCTTATATTTCATCAGGTTATGAGACTATTCTGAAAGGAGAAGAAAGCTTACGGAAAGTATTGGATATGGAAAACGGAGAGATTCGAATCGGTGCCAGCGATATGACTCTGCAATACTATCTGCTCCCTTTTCTTGAGGAGTTCCACAAGAAATATCCGGGTATCAAAGTCAGCGTTACCAATGGTCCGACGCCGGAGACCTTGTCCTATCTTTATGAGGGTAAGATTGATTTTGGAATTGTAAGTGAACCTTTTACCGCGAAGACGGAAGTCACTTCCTGGAGAGTAAAAGAAATAAAGGATATCTTTGTAGCAGGAAGCAGTTTTCTTCCATTGGTACATAAAGAGCTTGAATATAAAGAACTGGAGGAACTTCCTATCATATGTCTGGAGGGTCTGACTAGTACCAGATCTTATGTGGATGGTATTCTTAAGAATAATGGAGTAGTGTTAAAACCGGAATTTGAACTGGCTACCAGCGACATGATCGTTCAGTTTTCTTTAAGAAATCTGGGAGTCGGTTCTGTAGTAAGGGATTTTGCAAAAGAATATCTGGATAGAGGGGAGCTCTTTGAGTTAAAGCTTAAAAGAGAGCTTCCGCCGCGACATTTTTGTATCGTTACAAGCTCAAAAAATCCAGTGGCAACGGCTGCAAAAAATCTCCTGTCTATGATGAAAGGCTAA
- a CDS encoding dCTP deaminase/dUTPase family protein, which translates to MKRIAKFEKISIEQFIKDWEDTFPENGKTSLERREEITRIYESIELPKRATAGSAGYDFYSPLSFSLAPREGIKIPTGIRVSMEEGWVLKCYPRSGLGFKFRLQMNNTVGIIDSDYYYSDNEGHIFAKVTNDSNEGKTAEVKAWTGFMQGIFVEYGITFDDECEEIRNGGFGSTSKQ; encoded by the coding sequence ATGAAGAGAATCGCAAAATTTGAAAAGATAAGTATAGAACAATTTATAAAAGATTGGGAAGATACGTTTCCTGAAAACGGGAAGACTTCCCTTGAAAGAAGAGAAGAGATAACTAGGATTTATGAAAGCATTGAACTGCCAAAACGTGCGACTGCAGGTTCTGCAGGCTATGATTTTTACAGTCCGTTAAGCTTTTCCCTTGCTCCCAGAGAAGGAATAAAGATACCGACCGGTATCAGAGTATCCATGGAAGAGGGGTGGGTGTTAAAGTGTTATCCCAGAAGCGGACTTGGTTTTAAATTCCGCCTTCAGATGAATAATACCGTCGGCATCATTGACAGCGATTATTATTACTCAGATAACGAAGGACACATCTTTGCCAAGGTTACGAATGATTCCAATGAAGGTAAGACGGCGGAAGTAAAGGCATGGACCGGTTTTATGCAGGGGATTTTTGTAGAATACGGAATTACTTTTGACGACGAATGCGAGGAGATACGTAACGGTGGTTTTGGCAGTACCTCAAAACAGTAA
- a CDS encoding DUF523 domain-containing protein, producing the protein MNILVSACLLGLNCRYSGDGKYIKELEELKGKVHLIPVCPEQLGGLPTPRNPVELKLGKAFDKEGRDCTEQFCKGAEEVCKLAEYFECTAAILKANSPSCGYGQIYDGSFQGKLIQGNGMTAEILAKRGVKIFSEKNLEELKVCIDEES; encoded by the coding sequence ATGAACATTCTGGTTAGTGCTTGTCTTCTGGGGCTTAACTGCAGGTATAGCGGGGACGGCAAATATATAAAGGAGCTGGAAGAATTAAAAGGGAAAGTTCATCTAATACCGGTATGTCCGGAGCAGCTTGGCGGACTTCCTACCCCCAGAAACCCAGTGGAACTTAAGCTAGGAAAGGCCTTTGATAAGGAGGGTAGGGATTGTACGGAACAGTTTTGCAAAGGCGCTGAAGAAGTCTGTAAGTTGGCTGAATACTTTGAATGCACGGCTGCAATCCTAAAAGCCAACAGCCCATCCTGCGGCTATGGACAGATTTATGACGGCAGCTTTCAGGGTAAGCTCATTCAGGGAAATGGAATGACCGCAGAAATCCTTGCGAAAAGAGGCGTGAAAATCTTCTCTGAAAAGAATCTGGAAGAGCTAAAAGTTTGTATTGATGAAGAATCATAA
- a CDS encoding chemotaxis protein CheX — MDVNHINPFISAFASVIPQLGFQTVNKGGLSVKGKELQSSGVIIIVGIVGAIRGSVVYTMDTENAKKVASCMMMGMPVNELDDMAQSALGELTNMLTANAATHFAGLGISIDISTPTVMHGNNMSLKMGTGQVLCIQLFADDIPIEVNISIEN; from the coding sequence ATGGACGTAAATCATATTAATCCCTTTATAAGCGCTTTTGCATCTGTAATCCCCCAGTTGGGTTTTCAGACTGTGAACAAGGGTGGATTAAGCGTTAAGGGGAAAGAATTACAAAGTTCAGGGGTAATAATAATTGTAGGGATTGTAGGAGCAATCAGAGGCAGCGTGGTATATACCATGGATACAGAGAATGCTAAAAAAGTAGCCTCTTGTATGATGATGGGCATGCCGGTTAATGAATTAGATGATATGGCACAAAGTGCTTTAGGCGAATTAACAAATATGTTAACCGCCAATGCTGCCACCCATTTTGCAGGGCTGGGAATTTCCATAGACATATCAACACCTACTGTAATGCATGGAAATAATATGTCTCTCAAAATGGGCACCGGACAAGTACTGTGTATACAGCTTTTTGCAGATGACATACCTATAGAAGTTAATATTTCTATTGAAAATTAA
- a CDS encoding DUF4362 domain-containing protein has translation MRRIVTFVFLFSFLMVQNGCSIKQSSAKESYLDGIVMADKEGSFMIAFSGKEGILSPFEPVSVFYKNVKESFPRGTLIRITYDGTVRESYPVQVTAKDITVIQEVKDNWPPTMQIDSTYSPEEAIADGCYVENINGKNNNNKNLEAAVRFWQNASQGICAYLRKVTYTTEGDPIIADIIYDGTKFYAVTDSTRDSFLGTGSRISSKEYSFLNTYEKDGKKIIYLANKEQVSQKEYESGSLDTLRFIWSKKWYTFLR, from the coding sequence TTGAGACGTATTGTTACTTTTGTTTTTCTTTTCTCGTTCTTAATGGTTCAGAATGGCTGCAGTATAAAGCAAAGTTCTGCCAAGGAATCTTACTTAGACGGAATTGTAATGGCAGACAAGGAAGGCAGCTTTATGATAGCATTCTCAGGAAAAGAAGGTATATTGTCTCCCTTTGAGCCTGTTTCGGTTTTTTATAAGAATGTGAAGGAGAGCTTCCCCAGGGGTACACTAATTAGGATAACCTATGATGGTACGGTAAGAGAATCCTATCCGGTGCAAGTTACAGCGAAAGATATTACTGTGATACAAGAAGTCAAGGATAACTGGCCGCCTACTATGCAGATTGATAGTACCTATTCACCCGAAGAAGCAATAGCTGACGGCTGCTATGTGGAAAATATAAACGGAAAAAATAATAATAATAAAAATCTGGAGGCAGCTGTACGCTTTTGGCAAAATGCAAGTCAAGGTATCTGTGCTTATCTAAGAAAGGTTACCTATACAACCGAAGGCGATCCGATAATCGCAGATATTATTTATGACGGAACAAAGTTCTATGCAGTAACAGATTCAACCAGGGATAGCTTTTTGGGTACCGGCAGTAGAATTTCCTCAAAGGAATATTCCTTTCTCAATACCTATGAAAAAGACGGTAAGAAGATTATTTACCTGGCAAATAAGGAGCAGGTAAGCCAGAAAGAATATGAGTCAGGATCTCTTGATACCTTACGGTTTATTTGGAGTAAGAAGTGGTATACTTTTCTCAGATAA
- a CDS encoding adenylosuccinate synthase, which translates to MVKAIVGANWGDEGKGKITDMLGQESDIIVRFQGGSNAGHTIINEYGKFALHLLPSGVFYNHTTCIIGNGVALNIPYLFKEVKSLTDRGVPEPKLLVSDRAQIMMPYHILFDQYEEERLGGKSFGSTKSGIAPFYSDKYAKIGFQVSELFDEEALKEKVERVCEAKNVLLEYMYHKPAINTEELLKTLLEYRDMVAPYVCDVSAYLYEAIKAGKNILLEGQLGALKDPDFGIYPMVTSSSTLAAYGAIGAGIPPYEIKEIIAVAKAYSSAVGAGEFVSEIFGEEADELRRRGGDGGEYGATTGRPRRMGWFDAVATRYGCRMQGATGVALTVLDVLGYLEELPVCVGYEIDGVVTKDFPTTVKLAKAKPVYEKLPGWKQEIRGIKKYEDLPENCRKYIEFIEKEIGVPITMVSNGPGRDEIIYR; encoded by the coding sequence ATGGTAAAAGCAATAGTAGGCGCTAATTGGGGCGACGAAGGCAAGGGAAAGATAACAGATATGCTGGGGCAGGAATCCGACATCATCGTAAGATTTCAGGGCGGCAGCAATGCAGGACATACCATTATTAACGAGTATGGTAAGTTTGCACTTCATCTCCTACCTTCAGGTGTTTTTTACAACCACACTACCTGTATTATCGGTAACGGAGTAGCTCTTAACATTCCATACCTTTTTAAAGAAGTAAAGTCCTTAACAGACAGGGGAGTACCGGAGCCAAAGCTTCTGGTATCAGACAGGGCGCAGATTATGATGCCTTATCATATCCTCTTTGATCAATATGAAGAAGAAAGACTGGGGGGTAAATCCTTTGGCTCCACCAAGTCAGGAATTGCTCCATTTTATTCCGATAAATATGCTAAAATAGGCTTTCAGGTATCAGAACTCTTTGACGAAGAAGCCTTGAAAGAAAAGGTGGAGAGGGTATGTGAAGCAAAGAATGTGCTTTTAGAGTATATGTATCACAAACCGGCCATCAATACAGAAGAATTACTTAAGACTCTTTTAGAATACAGAGATATGGTAGCACCTTATGTTTGTGATGTGTCTGCTTATCTATATGAAGCTATCAAAGCCGGAAAAAACATCTTATTAGAGGGGCAGCTGGGTGCTCTAAAAGACCCGGATTTTGGAATCTATCCTATGGTAACTTCCTCCTCCACTTTGGCAGCCTACGGTGCTATCGGAGCTGGAATACCTCCTTATGAAATAAAGGAAATCATAGCAGTAGCCAAGGCTTACTCCAGTGCAGTAGGTGCAGGGGAGTTCGTCAGTGAAATCTTTGGTGAGGAAGCTGATGAGCTTAGAAGAAGAGGCGGTGACGGCGGCGAGTACGGTGCAACTACCGGAAGACCCAGACGTATGGGCTGGTTTGATGCGGTTGCGACCAGATATGGCTGTAGAATGCAGGGAGCTACAGGGGTTGCTTTAACAGTACTTGATGTCCTTGGATACCTGGAAGAACTTCCGGTATGTGTAGGTTATGAAATAGACGGAGTGGTAACAAAGGATTTCCCTACCACTGTTAAGCTTGCCAAAGCAAAACCGGTGTATGAGAAGCTTCCCGGTTGGAAACAGGAAATCAGGGGAATTAAGAAATACGAAGATTTGCCGGAAAATTGCAGAAAATACATTGAATTCATCGAGAAAGAAATTGGAGTTCCGATTACGATGGTATCCAACGGACCGGGTAGAGATGAGATTATCTACCGCTAA
- a CDS encoding endonuclease VIII, with protein sequence MLEIPESSTIALQLNEAVQGKVIKLVEANKSPHKFAWYFGDPEDYNSLLAGKKIGTSFARGGMVEIEAGDCRIVLGDGAALRFYGDSRDVPKKNQLYIEFTDKSALAATIQMYGGLWAFKEGQNDNPYYLGSCEKPSPLSHEFSYEYFKGLNNEALQNKSVKAFLATEQRIPGVGNGVIQDILFKAGFHPKRKMNSLTEEDMSNLYQTLKEVLKEMTENGGRDTEKDLYGNKGGYMTYLSKNTYGEPCTKCGYLIHKENFLGGTIYFCEHCQS encoded by the coding sequence ATGCTGGAAATACCGGAAAGCAGTACCATTGCCTTGCAGTTGAATGAAGCCGTTCAGGGTAAAGTTATCAAATTGGTGGAAGCGAATAAATCTCCTCATAAGTTTGCATGGTATTTTGGTGACCCGGAGGACTATAACAGTCTGCTTGCAGGAAAGAAAATCGGGACCTCCTTTGCCAGAGGAGGAATGGTTGAAATAGAAGCAGGGGATTGCAGGATTGTTCTTGGAGACGGAGCAGCACTCAGGTTCTACGGTGACAGCAGGGATGTGCCGAAAAAGAATCAGCTTTATATTGAATTTACAGACAAATCAGCTCTTGCGGCAACCATTCAAATGTATGGAGGTCTATGGGCATTCAAGGAAGGTCAAAATGATAATCCTTATTACCTGGGTTCCTGTGAAAAGCCATCACCTCTAAGTCATGAATTTTCTTATGAGTATTTTAAAGGACTTAATAATGAAGCCTTACAGAATAAGTCAGTGAAAGCATTTCTTGCCACGGAGCAGAGAATTCCGGGGGTTGGAAATGGAGTAATCCAAGACATTCTATTTAAGGCAGGGTTTCACCCTAAGCGTAAAATGAATTCCCTTACGGAAGAAGATATGAGTAATCTATATCAAACCTTAAAGGAAGTACTGAAAGAAATGACAGAGAACGGCGGCAGAGATACGGAAAAAGATTTGTATGGAAACAAAGGCGGTTATATGACATACTTAAGTAAGAACACCTATGGTGAGCCTTGTACGAAGTGTGGTTACCTGATTCATAAAGAGAATTTTCTTGGAGGTACCATCTATTTTTGTGAGCATTGCCAAAGTTAA